AAATCCAGTTTTAGAGGTGAAAAGTTTCGTAGGGTTTGCCAATCTGCAAAAACAAGTGGTTATTTGCACCGAGTATGTTTTGCACGTTGGAGCTCCTTTTTCTCACCGCAGTGTAATGTAGAATAACGGTCTGCAGATCGACTCTGCACAACCAGGAAGTGTGAAGATGTTGTCTTTCCTACGTCTTTGCCACGCTGTCTGAGTCGGAAGGACATGCGGATATATTTTTACTAGAATAAATTTGTATTAAACAGTCAGATATACCGCTTTAAATGTGTGGTTTATGAATTTATCAGTTTTTAActgttgctttattttgtttgttcagATTATGGAAATGTGTGTACTGACAATCTTCCCACATCGcccatgaaaaaaataaaactcattcTACTGTAGCAGCAGGGGACATTGCTTTTTGGCGGATAGACTATCAAAAGTGTTGAGcaccttttaaatatttttagtgTCAAGTTTTAATGTTTCCTGGTTTCCGTTATCGTGTAAAGCAGCCCGTGATTGAAGCGTGGGGTGGCCTGGCTTACTCGCCTCTTCCCTATACTTATTCAAGTGCAGCTCCAGCCTTCGACCACTCTAGCCTGCTTTAACGCCTTTAATATGATTTCACAACCATGTCCCCCGTGTGTGTTATTACTCGAGCTTTTGTGTACATATGCCGCCATTTGTACTTGTGTTTTAACGCaaattttaaagtatttttgttCCATCTCGATGGCGGAAGCATTGTGTATATGAGAGGGCGGAGTTTGCTGTTGATTGACTTGCCTGTTAGTCCAATGGCGTGCTCGTCCAATCACGTTTAACCGGGGGCGGGCACTTAATCTGCGAATGGACCAATAGGAGGCGAGGCGGGTGTTGAGTGACAAGAGGATTTGTGAGCGTCTTCGAAGAGAACTGGAGGGAAAGGATGAGCACTGTAAACACGGAAGTCATCAGAGGCAGCACTACTTTTTGTCGGACTTGCTGCTATTCTTGGCGCCGTTTAATTTTGGTATAGGTCCGAAACATACTACTTTCCGACTTTAGTAAATATCACCAAACCTTTGCTACCCACTTATAttcaaaaaggtttcaaaaTAAACGATAATCtacttttttatgatttaatatGGATGAATCAAACACCCTGTATTCTGCACTAGAAGTGGTGAAAGTGTATATGTTGCTATTTAGGTCAAGCCGAGCTGTGTCTCTATCCCAGCACCTTTTACTGGTCTTATTACAGCACAGCTGCCTGGTTTCAAGGGCAGCTTGGTGGGCTATAGGGTCTCTGCTGTGatgtcctgtttgtttgtgagggGGGCTCAATTAGTTGGTCAATCTAAAGATAGCCTGTGTCTCTCCCCTATGCAGTGCCTGTTGCCTCTGTGAGATAGCCAAACATGGACAGGGCAGAGTGTAACAGGATCTAATGTTTCCCACAATGATTGACACCAGCAGCCGGTGCGCCTGGTTCTTTCTCAGGGTCCCAACTGGGGATAGGTACCATTTCTTCACAACAGGCTGAATGCCAGTTTTGAATTGAACTGcattgtctttttgtttcatgtctCATATCATCACACATGCATCATCAAAGTGTGTCTGAATGTCAATAACATTTCTCAATGCTGATATTGGAATGAAGCTTGGAATTTCACTCAATCACCCTACTCTTCAGTATTCAGGAAATTAAAGTAAAGccatgaaactttaaaattAAGTCAGAAGTGTGCTTACAATCAGTTATTAAATATAGGTTAATTTCAAGGAAAGATGAGAAAGACTgaaatttaaacaaagttatgCTGCCTGTGTCACAGTGAAAGTGAATAACTTTAACTTCCCACTAGGGGGCGCAGTGTATTAACATTGTATGTGCTGTGAGCAGCATCTGTTTATAGTGTGATCAATGTGAAAGCACTTTATCAaaggtttttgtaattttttattaAGCACAGAACTGAGTTGACCATATGTTCATATTTATGAtgattatatattttaaataaggGCAAGCAATTTTAtgcagtgtgtttgaatgtgttttacATCCTATTATCACCCCTAAACTATTTGCTAAttatgattgtgtgtttgtgtttcagtggagGCATCTGTCCATGGCACCAGTATCCACTGCTCTGATAAGACCTTCGAGGCTGCAGAGGCTCTGCTACGAATGGATTCACCTTCCAGTCACAGGGAAGACCGAAGCCCAGGTAAGTCACTCAATGCAATACACAGGAATTCCCATGCATCTGTTTTCTTATCCTTTactgactgattcaaaactgtgAATATTAATTTATCAagtagatattttttttactgttaacCTGATGTAGGGGACAAATGATGATGCAGAATTAAAATTGTGGACTCCTTTCAACctcatcattttaaaagtttatgGTGCAGCTTGAAAGTGTAATTCTTActcttccttgtttccttcaTCCAGAAGCTTTTATCCCACCATGCATCACAACACCAGATTTTCTTCATGCTGCCATGCGTCCTGACATGATTGCAGAGACAGAGGTAGAGATAACCACAGAAGATTGCTgcgaggaggaagatgaggataTAGGCACCCTGATAGAGGAGCCAGAGCACGGCCATGGACCTGTTAGGAAAAGAAGAGGTAATGAAGAAAAACCTTCTGAGTTGTGTTTGTGCAAAACCAGATTAAACCTGCAAAGTGAAGAAGCTGAAACAGTTGAGTGGAAAATACTAAAAACTTCCTTCATGCAGTCGTAGCCTCACTGCAGCTCTACATTGTGGAGGACTGAAAGTTAAActgaaaaagaaggagagagtgtGTTTTGAGTGTTTCTTAGTCCAAGTTTAAAATTGAAAACATCTGGCACCTCTGTAATAAAGCTCCCTGGCTTTTTAAGCCAGGCCACAAACCTCAGACGAAGAACTTTTAATTATAGTTATTGTGTCTGCCCACAAGCTCCATCTAGTGGTACACTGTTACgtccaaatgtaaaaaaatgtgaTCCCTCAACTTAGTTATCCCCTTTATTCACTGCACTGGTTGAAGCTAACGAAAAATGTCCTATTCAATGTTTCATTCATAGCTGGTCGGAAGCCAAAGACACATCAGACGTCCATTTCTAATGGCTCATCGGACCTTGGCATAAAAAAGAAACCAAGAGAAGGAAAAGGTAATTTACGCGAAACCTTTACAGGCTATGATAAGCATGGATGCATATCCAAGTCTTGCCATATTTAATGCTTACAATTAAGGGAAAGTATTGTCAAGCAGTGCAAAAAATGTGCTCAATTTCCAGCAGGGAGCACCACCTACCTTTGGGAATTTCTGTTGGATCTTCTCCAGGACAAAAACACCTGTCCCAGGTACATCAAATGGACCCAGAGAGAGAAGGGTATCTTTAAACTGGTTGATTCAAAGGCTGTGTCCAAGCTGTGGGGAAAACACAAGAACAAGCCTGACATGAACTATGAGACCATGGGGAGGGCGCTCAGGTAGGCAGTGTGTTGGCTACGCATGCATACATGTACAGGATATTTCagattattttctgtatttgtgttgtCCAAGCAGCAGTATAACTCTGAAATCCTTCTCCCTCAGATATTACTACCAGCGTGGCATTCTGGCCAAGGTAGAGGGCCAACGGCTGGTTTACCAGTTCAAAGAGATGCCCAAAAATATCGTCATAATTGATGACGACAAGGTAGACTTGCCCACCTCTGATGATCTGATCAGTTCAGAGACCATATCTTACGAGCGAGTGATGCCTTCCCCTGACATGCTGGCATCTCCCAAAAAGCCGAACATCCTGCGAGGCGGGAACAGGGCCAACATGGTCCAAGCTCCGATTGCCACAGACATGAAGGTTGCAGCGGGAGGAGGGACAGCAGGAGTGCAGAGGATAGTGACTGTTTCAACAGCACCTGATGGGAGTCAGCAGTCTCAAACGGCTATCATCTCTAACCCCCAGGGGCCCAGGTGAGATGACAACTGCAGTTAGTTTTGCTAGTTTGGATATGAAAGCGTATTTTATATTTGCAGTGCTTGTGCAAATATCTGCATTATTTCCCCAACAGTGAATATTTATGTTTGACTCTTGTTGTTGTAACTCTCTGCTACAGGACGGTGCGGGTGGCTATGCAGGTGCCTGTAGTGATGGCAACATCACTTGGTCAGAAGATTTCCACTGTTGCTGTTCAGCAGCCAGCTGGAGCAACAGGAGCAGCCGGGCATACCACCCTCCTCACAAACACTTCTGCTATCAGTGCTGCTGCCAACAACGCAAACCCCCAACAGAAGGTATGTGCAAGTGAAAACACCTTCACTGCCTGGCCTTTTGACACATAACAGTAGGACGTCTGTTCTGCGTCTAGCTACAGCACACTGTCTCATGATACATATGTGttaataaatggaaaaaaactaTATAGTAGCTTTAAAAAGGGATGTTGGCAGGGACTCAGGAAGACAACATTCAAAATAGTTAGACCAAGCAGAAAGTTGCCTCAAGAGTTCAAGTGAGGTGAAGACAAAATGCAAATACCATATGTCAACAAGGACAGATGCacataaaggaataaaagtgatttaacaggcagaaatcaaAAGAAGGCTACAGCAAAACATATGAGATGAgggaaaaaacataaatattaggGAAGAATGAAACTTCCAAGGGGACTTTGAAACCGATTAATAAGGGCAGTCAGAAGAATGATTGTCCTCTCCTCAGGCAAACAGATTGTTCCAGACTCCAGGGGCTCTGATAGGCTCTATCTGGGGATCTAAGGTTGCCAAACAGGTCAATTCATCAGTTAAATAATCCatccaattcacaacaaatgatTATGTTCATACAagagaatttaaaaaagttctttattctttatgagACTACATGTCAATCTAGTCACTTCtcattctctgttttcttttgtgattTCTGTAGGTCATGATACAGACTATCCCCACCATGGTCCCAGCCACAGCAGAGAACGGAGACAAGATCACCGTTCAGTTGGCAAAAATCATCACAATCCCAGCCCACCAGTTAGCTCAGTGTCAGCTCCAGACCACAGGCACACACAAGTCTGGTGTCGGGGCCACTTCTGGCATCAGCCTCCTTGGGAGCCCTCTAACAGTCCGGGCTTTGGCCCCTGTCAATGTTGCTCATGGAACGCAAGTGATGAGACTCACTGTGCCGACGCAGACGCAACCACAGACTCTAGTGGTGTCGCAGCCAGGCAGCGGGGCAGGGGTGGTGACTGtttcaacagccaatcagacggTGACGGCA
The Notolabrus celidotus isolate fNotCel1 chromosome 7, fNotCel1.pri, whole genome shotgun sequence DNA segment above includes these coding regions:
- the LOC117815875 gene encoding ETS-related transcription factor Elf-2-like isoform X7 codes for the protein MATSQHEGHANQLDLLIRAVEASVHGTSIHCSDKTFEAAEALLRMDSPSSHREDRSPEAFIPPCITTPDFLHAAMRPDMIAETEVEITTEDCCEEEDEDIGTLIEEPEHGHGPVRKRRAGRKPKTHQTSISNGSSDLGIKKKPREGKAGSTTYLWEFLLDLLQDKNTCPRYIKWTQREKGIFKLVDSKAVSKLWGKHKNKPDMNYETMGRALRYYYQRGILAKVEGQRLVYQFKEMPKNIVIIDDDKVDLPTSDDLISSETISYERVMPSPDMLASPKKPNILRGGNRANMVQAPIATDMKVAAGGGTAGVQRIVTVSTAPDGSQQSQTAIISNPQGPRTVRVAMQVPVVMATSLGQKISTVAVQQPAGATGAAGHTTLLTNTSAISAAANNANPQQKVMIQTIPTMVPATAENGDKITVQLAKIITIPAHQLAQCQLQTTGTHKSGVGATSGISLLGSPLTVRALAPVNVAHGTQVMRLTVPTQTQPQTLVVSQPGSGAGVVTVSTANQTVTAHPRIISGVINGSELMMGASTGGVTLEKLKAAGLQVQAVQVPIKMAVQQNPKTIQNIQSEPMDTEVVIKLETPDVSKGEEPEC
- the LOC117815875 gene encoding ETS-related transcription factor Elf-2-like isoform X4, whose amino-acid sequence is MTSVVLVDTGGTVVEYVTAEEDLQQEGECEVDLDLEGEVEGECEAQEADEEVVQEREEADDYPAVIVEEVPGASLAGDQGYSAQVVVYEDEAYLMQEVGDEQEVETEGEAVEASVHGTSIHCSDKTFEAAEALLRMDSPSSHREDRSPEAFIPPCITTPDFLHAAMRPDMIAETEVEITTEDCCEEEDEDIGTLIEEPEHGHGPVRKRRAGRKPKTHQTSISNGSSDLGIKKKPREGKGSTTYLWEFLLDLLQDKNTCPRYIKWTQREKGIFKLVDSKAVSKLWGKHKNKPDMNYETMGRALRYYYQRGILAKVEGQRLVYQFKEMPKNIVIIDDDKVDLPTSDDLISSETISYERVMPSPDMLASPKKPNILRGGNRANMVQAPIATDMKVAAGGGTAGVQRIVTVSTAPDGSQQSQTAIISNPQGPRTVRVAMQVPVVMATSLGQKISTVAVQQPAGATGAAGHTTLLTNTSAISAAANNANPQQKVMIQTIPTMVPATAENGDKITVQLAKIITIPAHQLAQCQLQTTGTHKSGVGATSGISLLGSPLTVRALAPVNVAHGTQVMRLTVPTQTQPQTLVVSQPGSGAGVVTVSTANQTVTAHPRIISGVINGSELMMGASTGGVTLEKLKAAGLQVQAVQVPIKMAVQQNPKTIQNIQSEPMDTEVVIKLETPDVSKGEEPEC
- the LOC117815875 gene encoding ETS-related transcription factor Elf-2-like isoform X3, encoding MTSVVLVDTGGTVVEYVTAEEDLQQEGECEVDLDLEGEVEGECEAQEADEEVVQEREEADDYPAVIVEEVPGASLAGDQGYSAQVVVYEDEAYLMQEVGDEQEVETEGEAVEASVHGTSIHCSDKTFEAAEALLRMDSPSSHREDRSPEAFIPPCITTPDFLHAAMRPDMIAETEVEITTEDCCEEEDEDIGTLIEEPEHGHGPVRKRRAGRKPKTHQTSISNGSSDLGIKKKPREGKAGSTTYLWEFLLDLLQDKNTCPRYIKWTQREKGIFKLVDSKAVSKLWGKHKNKPDMNYETMGRALRYYYQRGILAKVEGQRLVYQFKEMPKNIVIIDDDKVDLPTSDDLISSETISYERVMPSPDMLASPKKPNILRGGNRANMVQAPIATDMKVAAGGGTAGVQRIVTVSTAPDGSQQSQTAIISNPQGPRTVRVAMQVPVVMATSLGQKISTVAVQQPAGATGAAGHTTLLTNTSAISAAANNANPQQKVMIQTIPTMVPATAENGDKITVQLAKIITIPAHQLAQCQLQTTGTHKSGVGATSGISLLGSPLTVRALAPVNVAHGTQVMRLTVPTQTQPQTLVVSQPGSGAGVVTVSTANQTVTAHPRIISGVINGSELMMGASTGGVTLEKLKAAGLQVQAVQVPIKMAVQQNPKTIQNIQSEPMDTEVVIKLETPDVSKGEEPEC
- the LOC117815875 gene encoding ETS-related transcription factor Elf-2-like isoform X8, with product MATSQHEGHANQLDLLIRAVEASVHGTSIHCSDKTFEAAEALLRMDSPSSHREDRSPEAFIPPCITTPDFLHAAMRPDMIAETEVEITTEDCCEEEDEDIGTLIEEPEHGHGPVRKRRAGRKPKTHQTSISNGSSDLGIKKKPREGKGSTTYLWEFLLDLLQDKNTCPRYIKWTQREKGIFKLVDSKAVSKLWGKHKNKPDMNYETMGRALRYYYQRGILAKVEGQRLVYQFKEMPKNIVIIDDDKVDLPTSDDLISSETISYERVMPSPDMLASPKKPNILRGGNRANMVQAPIATDMKVAAGGGTAGVQRIVTVSTAPDGSQQSQTAIISNPQGPRTVRVAMQVPVVMATSLGQKISTVAVQQPAGATGAAGHTTLLTNTSAISAAANNANPQQKVMIQTIPTMVPATAENGDKITVQLAKIITIPAHQLAQCQLQTTGTHKSGVGATSGISLLGSPLTVRALAPVNVAHGTQVMRLTVPTQTQPQTLVVSQPGSGAGVVTVSTANQTVTAHPRIISGVINGSELMMGASTGGVTLEKLKAAGLQVQAVQVPIKMAVQQNPKTIQNIQSEPMDTEVVIKLETPDVSKGEEPEC
- the LOC117815875 gene encoding ETS-related transcription factor Elf-2-like isoform X2, with the protein product MTSVVLVDTGGTVVEYVTAEEDLQQEGECEVDLDLEGEVEGECEAQEADEEVVQEREEADDYPAVIVEEVPGASLAGDQGYSAQVVVYEDEAYLMQEVGDEQEVETEGEAVEASVHGTSIHCSDKTFEAAEALLRMDSPSSHREDRSPEAFIPPCITTPDFLHAAMRPDMIAETEVEITTEDCCEEEDEDIGTLIEEPEHGHGPVRKRRAGRKPKTHQTSISNGSSDLGIKKKPREGKGSTTYLWEFLLDLLQDKNTCPRYIKWTQREKGIFKLVDSKAVSKLWGKHKNKPDMNYETMGRALRYYYQRGILAKVEGQRLVYQFKEMPKNIVIIDDDKVDLPTSDDLISSETISYERVMPSPDMLASPKKPNILRGGNRANMVQAPIATDMKVAAGGGTAGVQRIVTVSTAPDGSQQSQTAIISNPQGPRTVRVAMQVPVVMATSLGQKISTVAVQQPAGATGAAGHTTLLTNTSAISAAANNANPQQKANRLFQTPGALIGSIWGSKVAKQVMIQTIPTMVPATAENGDKITVQLAKIITIPAHQLAQCQLQTTGTHKSGVGATSGISLLGSPLTVRALAPVNVAHGTQVMRLTVPTQTQPQTLVVSQPGSGAGVVTVSTANQTVTAHPRIISGVINGSELMMGASTGGVTLEKLKAAGLQVQAVQVPIKMAVQQNPKTIQNIQSEPMDTEVVIKLETPDVSKGEEPEC
- the LOC117815875 gene encoding ETS-related transcription factor Elf-2-like isoform X1 — encoded protein: MTSVVLVDTGGTVVEYVTAEEDLQQEGECEVDLDLEGEVEGECEAQEADEEVVQEREEADDYPAVIVEEVPGASLAGDQGYSAQVVVYEDEAYLMQEVGDEQEVETEGEAVEASVHGTSIHCSDKTFEAAEALLRMDSPSSHREDRSPEAFIPPCITTPDFLHAAMRPDMIAETEVEITTEDCCEEEDEDIGTLIEEPEHGHGPVRKRRAGRKPKTHQTSISNGSSDLGIKKKPREGKAGSTTYLWEFLLDLLQDKNTCPRYIKWTQREKGIFKLVDSKAVSKLWGKHKNKPDMNYETMGRALRYYYQRGILAKVEGQRLVYQFKEMPKNIVIIDDDKVDLPTSDDLISSETISYERVMPSPDMLASPKKPNILRGGNRANMVQAPIATDMKVAAGGGTAGVQRIVTVSTAPDGSQQSQTAIISNPQGPRTVRVAMQVPVVMATSLGQKISTVAVQQPAGATGAAGHTTLLTNTSAISAAANNANPQQKANRLFQTPGALIGSIWGSKVAKQVMIQTIPTMVPATAENGDKITVQLAKIITIPAHQLAQCQLQTTGTHKSGVGATSGISLLGSPLTVRALAPVNVAHGTQVMRLTVPTQTQPQTLVVSQPGSGAGVVTVSTANQTVTAHPRIISGVINGSELMMGASTGGVTLEKLKAAGLQVQAVQVPIKMAVQQNPKTIQNIQSEPMDTEVVIKLETPDVSKGEEPEC
- the LOC117815875 gene encoding ETS-related transcription factor Elf-2-like isoform X5; the encoded protein is MATSQHEGHANQLDLLIRAVEASVHGTSIHCSDKTFEAAEALLRMDSPSSHREDRSPEAFIPPCITTPDFLHAAMRPDMIAETEVEITTEDCCEEEDEDIGTLIEEPEHGHGPVRKRRAGRKPKTHQTSISNGSSDLGIKKKPREGKAGSTTYLWEFLLDLLQDKNTCPRYIKWTQREKGIFKLVDSKAVSKLWGKHKNKPDMNYETMGRALRYYYQRGILAKVEGQRLVYQFKEMPKNIVIIDDDKVDLPTSDDLISSETISYERVMPSPDMLASPKKPNILRGGNRANMVQAPIATDMKVAAGGGTAGVQRIVTVSTAPDGSQQSQTAIISNPQGPRTVRVAMQVPVVMATSLGQKISTVAVQQPAGATGAAGHTTLLTNTSAISAAANNANPQQKANRLFQTPGALIGSIWGSKVAKQVMIQTIPTMVPATAENGDKITVQLAKIITIPAHQLAQCQLQTTGTHKSGVGATSGISLLGSPLTVRALAPVNVAHGTQVMRLTVPTQTQPQTLVVSQPGSGAGVVTVSTANQTVTAHPRIISGVINGSELMMGASTGGVTLEKLKAAGLQVQAVQVPIKMAVQQNPKTIQNIQSEPMDTEVVIKLETPDVSKGEEPEC
- the LOC117815875 gene encoding ETS-related transcription factor Elf-2-like isoform X6, with product MATSQHEGHANQLDLLIRAVEASVHGTSIHCSDKTFEAAEALLRMDSPSSHREDRSPEAFIPPCITTPDFLHAAMRPDMIAETEVEITTEDCCEEEDEDIGTLIEEPEHGHGPVRKRRAGRKPKTHQTSISNGSSDLGIKKKPREGKGSTTYLWEFLLDLLQDKNTCPRYIKWTQREKGIFKLVDSKAVSKLWGKHKNKPDMNYETMGRALRYYYQRGILAKVEGQRLVYQFKEMPKNIVIIDDDKVDLPTSDDLISSETISYERVMPSPDMLASPKKPNILRGGNRANMVQAPIATDMKVAAGGGTAGVQRIVTVSTAPDGSQQSQTAIISNPQGPRTVRVAMQVPVVMATSLGQKISTVAVQQPAGATGAAGHTTLLTNTSAISAAANNANPQQKANRLFQTPGALIGSIWGSKVAKQVMIQTIPTMVPATAENGDKITVQLAKIITIPAHQLAQCQLQTTGTHKSGVGATSGISLLGSPLTVRALAPVNVAHGTQVMRLTVPTQTQPQTLVVSQPGSGAGVVTVSTANQTVTAHPRIISGVINGSELMMGASTGGVTLEKLKAAGLQVQAVQVPIKMAVQQNPKTIQNIQSEPMDTEVVIKLETPDVSKGEEPEC